One window of Paenibacillus albicereus genomic DNA carries:
- a CDS encoding peptidylprolyl isomerase, translating into MGRNKALKTIIGLQAVCMIVMAAFVLAERLQGEPILVPAQAQVDESVQGEDGAAAVVGSERITESELGARLRDQYGESVLQTMMIRSALDQESARGGLAVTEAEIEAELQAQMEGYGDEEGFYREMASQFGLSRDEVYEEAMYRLLLEKWMTKGIAVSDAQVEAYLQEHEAELRPAPRAHLRWIVSASRDEAQSLLGQLEAGGDFAELARMYSLDEATAELGGDLGVVEEGDPFLDPGAAAAASSLAEGEIGGPAEVAGGYALVQVLERESPLALDEQVLRSKVRRLIALDEAGSTKEGEQRLLRQYGARIGGDASPQPAPSASG; encoded by the coding sequence ATGGGCAGAAACAAGGCGTTGAAAACGATCATCGGCCTCCAGGCCGTCTGCATGATCGTCATGGCCGCGTTCGTGCTGGCGGAGCGCCTGCAGGGCGAGCCGATCCTGGTGCCCGCGCAGGCTCAGGTCGACGAAAGCGTCCAGGGTGAGGACGGCGCGGCAGCCGTCGTGGGCAGCGAGCGGATCACGGAGTCGGAGCTGGGGGCGCGGCTGCGCGATCAGTATGGGGAGAGCGTGCTGCAGACGATGATGATCCGCTCCGCGCTTGACCAGGAAAGCGCCCGAGGCGGGCTGGCCGTGACGGAGGCCGAGATCGAGGCGGAGCTGCAGGCGCAGATGGAAGGCTACGGCGACGAGGAAGGCTTTTACCGGGAGATGGCGAGCCAGTTCGGCCTGAGCCGGGACGAAGTGTATGAGGAAGCGATGTACCGCCTCCTGTTGGAAAAATGGATGACCAAAGGCATCGCCGTCAGCGACGCTCAGGTGGAGGCGTACCTGCAGGAGCATGAAGCGGAGCTGCGGCCCGCCCCGCGCGCCCATCTGCGCTGGATCGTAAGCGCCTCCCGCGACGAGGCCCAAAGCCTGCTCGGCCAGCTGGAGGCCGGCGGAGATTTCGCGGAGCTGGCCCGCATGTACTCGCTCGACGAGGCGACGGCGGAGCTCGGCGGCGATCTCGGCGTCGTCGAGGAGGGCGATCCGTTCCTCGATCCGGGAGCGGCCGCCGCGGCGTCGAGTCTAGCCGAGGGCGAGATCGGCGGGCCGGCGGAGGTAGCCGGCGGATACGCCCTCGTGCAGGTGCTGGAGCGGGAGTCGCCGCTTGCGCTGGACGAGCAGGTGCTCCGCTCCAAGGTGCGGCGCCTCATCGCTCTTGACGAGGCAGGCTCGACCAAGGAGGGGGAGCAGCGGCTGCTGCGCCAATACGGCGCTCGCATCGGCGGCGATGCCTCCCCGCAGCCAGCCCCGTCAGCCAGCGGGTAA
- the cysK gene encoding cysteine synthase A produces the protein MARIVQNVTELIGDTPLVRLNRLVPEGSAEVYVKLEYQNPGSSVKDRIAISMINVAEEQGLIKPGVSTIVEPTSGNTGIGLAMVAAAKGYRSVLVMPETMSLERRNLLRAYGAELVLTPGAEGMNGAVKKAEQLAAENEDYFLPQQFKNPANVKVHRETTGPEIVEAINSLDGKLDAFVAGIGTGGTISGTGEVLRQSFPDIKIVAVEPSASPLLSGGKPGGHKIQGIGANFIPDILNRDIYDEVITVENEEAFDYARRAAKEEGLLVGISSGAAISAALQVAAKLGPGKRVIAVVPSNGERYLSTALFNFEN, from the coding sequence ATGGCCAGAATTGTGCAGAATGTGACCGAACTGATCGGAGATACTCCGCTTGTCCGCTTGAACCGCTTGGTGCCGGAAGGCAGCGCGGAAGTGTATGTGAAGCTCGAGTACCAGAACCCGGGTTCGAGCGTCAAGGACCGCATCGCGATCAGCATGATCAACGTCGCCGAAGAGCAGGGCCTGATCAAGCCGGGCGTCTCGACGATCGTCGAGCCGACGAGCGGCAACACGGGCATCGGTCTGGCCATGGTCGCAGCGGCCAAGGGCTACCGCTCCGTCCTCGTCATGCCGGAGACGATGAGCCTCGAGCGCCGCAACCTGCTGCGCGCCTACGGCGCGGAGCTCGTGCTGACGCCGGGAGCCGAGGGCATGAACGGCGCCGTCAAGAAGGCCGAGCAGCTCGCGGCGGAGAACGAGGACTACTTCCTGCCGCAGCAGTTCAAGAACCCGGCCAACGTCAAGGTCCACCGCGAGACGACGGGGCCTGAGATCGTCGAAGCGATCAACTCCCTGGACGGCAAGCTCGACGCGTTCGTCGCCGGCATCGGCACGGGCGGCACGATCAGCGGTACGGGAGAAGTGCTGCGCCAGAGCTTCCCCGACATCAAGATCGTCGCCGTCGAGCCATCCGCTTCCCCGCTGCTGTCGGGCGGCAAGCCGGGCGGCCACAAGATCCAGGGCATCGGCGCCAACTTCATTCCGGATATCCTGAACCGCGACATCTACGATGAAGTCATCACGGTCGAGAACGAGGAAGCGTTCGACTACGCTCGCCGCGCCGCCAAGGAAGAAGGCCTGCTCGTCGGCATCAGCTCCGGCGCCGCCATCTCCGCCGCGCTGCAGGTCGCAGCGAAGCTCGGACCGGGCAAGCGCGTCATTGCGGTCGTGCCTTCCAACGGGGAGCGCTACCTGAGCACCGCCCTGTTCAACTTCGAGAACTAA
- a CDS encoding anthranilate synthase component I family protein has product MKGIICTSWEQWQAWRIDGTDYASLPMLARMDLPYGEALPASWEAAWQEQEPYSILLESGKTGRYTYLGRQPAAVLRAKGSEAQVWTRAAAGGYEPSQTIAANPLEAVRRWLEGRRAPRIADGPKFAGGIAGYWSYDVARSIERLPELATDDLELPEALFLQLDELWIHDREQSCIYAAVQASLAAEADERSEAVGAAFLRSAYDAAAARALELLEQWTAWASSPSALERTGSRKELLERTETGGALPFPDVPADAGSPFPQERYKDAVRAIQRYIAAGDVFQVNLSLRQQKRTQASPEELYEWLRLINPSPYMGLLRTPEFQLVSASPELLVELADGKLYTRPIAGTRRRGRTPEEDAELELELRTNEKETAEHIMLVDLERNDLGRVSRYGTVRVEELMVVERYSHVMHLVSQVNGELVPGLDAFDVISAVFPGGTITGAPKIRTMEIIEELEPVRRGPYTGSMGWIDYSGDMEFNIIIRTMAVKDRVAHIQAGAGIVIDSDPEREYRESISKAKALWRAFHYAALHGPAPIDRGMEA; this is encoded by the coding sequence ATGAAGGGGATCATCTGCACGTCGTGGGAGCAGTGGCAGGCATGGCGGATAGACGGAACGGACTACGCGTCGCTGCCGATGCTGGCGCGTATGGACCTGCCGTACGGCGAGGCGCTGCCGGCATCGTGGGAGGCGGCGTGGCAGGAACAGGAGCCGTACTCCATCCTGCTCGAAAGCGGCAAGACGGGCCGCTACACGTATCTGGGCAGGCAGCCGGCCGCGGTGCTGCGGGCCAAGGGCAGCGAGGCGCAGGTGTGGACGCGCGCCGCAGCCGGCGGCTATGAGCCGTCGCAGACCATCGCTGCGAATCCGCTGGAAGCGGTGCGGCGCTGGTTGGAAGGGCGCCGCGCCCCCCGTATCGCCGACGGACCCAAGTTCGCGGGAGGCATCGCCGGCTACTGGAGCTACGACGTCGCGCGCTCGATCGAGCGGCTTCCGGAGCTGGCGACGGACGACCTGGAGCTGCCCGAAGCGCTGTTCCTGCAGCTGGACGAGCTGTGGATCCACGACCGCGAGCAGAGCTGCATCTACGCCGCCGTGCAGGCATCCCTGGCAGCGGAGGCAGACGAACGCTCGGAGGCTGTCGGCGCAGCCTTCCTCAGGTCCGCGTATGACGCGGCTGCGGCGCGTGCGCTGGAGCTGCTGGAGCAGTGGACGGCCTGGGCTTCGTCGCCGTCCGCCCTGGAGCGGACCGGCTCCCGGAAGGAGCTGCTGGAGCGGACGGAGACAGGCGGCGCACTGCCGTTTCCGGACGTTCCCGCAGATGCCGGCAGCCCTTTTCCGCAGGAGCGGTACAAGGATGCGGTGCGTGCCATCCAGCGCTACATCGCGGCGGGCGACGTGTTCCAGGTGAACCTGTCTCTGCGCCAGCAGAAGCGTACGCAAGCCTCGCCGGAAGAGCTGTACGAATGGCTGCGCCTCATCAACCCCTCCCCGTACATGGGCCTGCTGCGGACGCCGGAATTCCAGCTCGTCTCCGCTTCGCCGGAGCTGCTCGTCGAGCTCGCGGACGGCAAGCTGTATACGCGGCCGATCGCCGGCACCCGCCGCCGCGGACGCACGCCGGAGGAGGACGCCGAGCTGGAGCTCGAGCTGCGCACGAACGAAAAGGAAACGGCCGAGCATATCATGCTCGTCGACCTGGAGCGCAACGATCTCGGCCGGGTGTCGCGCTACGGCACCGTGCGCGTCGAGGAGCTGATGGTCGTAGAACGCTACTCCCATGTGATGCATCTCGTCTCGCAGGTGAACGGGGAGCTCGTGCCGGGACTGGACGCGTTCGACGTCATCTCCGCCGTCTTCCCCGGAGGCACGATCACCGGCGCGCCCAAGATCCGCACGATGGAGATCATCGAGGAGCTCGAGCCGGTGCGCCGCGGGCCGTATACCGGATCGATGGGCTGGATTGACTACAGCGGGGATATGGAATTTAATATTATTATCCGCACGATGGCGGTCAAGGACCGCGTCGCGCACATCCAAGCGGGCGCCGGCATCGTGATCGATTCCGATCCCGAGCGGGAATACCGCGAATCGATCAGCAAGGCCAAGGCGCTCTGGCGCGCCTTCCACTACGCCGCCCTGCACGGGCCGGCACCAATCGACAGGGGGATGGAAGCATGA
- the pabA gene encoding aminodeoxychorismate/anthranilate synthase component II, which translates to MILVIDNYDSFTYNLVQYLGELEQDIVVKRNDEITLDEIAELAPDHILISPGPCTPNEAGISLALIDRFKGEIPILGVCLGHQAIGQAFGGEVVRAERLMHGKTSPIHHGGKGVFRDLPSPFTATRYHSLIVRRETLPDELEITAETAEGEIMGLRHKRYPIEGVQFHPESIITENGLSMLRSFLTEKTPASK; encoded by the coding sequence ATGATCCTGGTCATCGACAATTACGACTCCTTTACGTACAACCTGGTGCAGTACCTGGGAGAGCTCGAGCAAGACATCGTCGTCAAGCGCAATGACGAGATCACGCTGGACGAGATCGCGGAGCTTGCGCCGGACCATATCCTCATCTCCCCGGGTCCATGCACCCCCAACGAGGCGGGCATCAGCCTCGCGCTGATCGATCGGTTCAAGGGCGAGATTCCGATTCTGGGCGTCTGCCTGGGCCATCAGGCGATCGGACAGGCGTTCGGCGGCGAAGTCGTGCGCGCGGAACGGCTCATGCACGGCAAGACGTCCCCGATCCATCATGGAGGCAAAGGCGTGTTCCGGGACCTGCCGTCCCCGTTCACGGCGACCCGCTACCATTCCCTCATCGTGCGCCGCGAGACGCTGCCGGACGAGCTGGAGATCACGGCCGAGACGGCCGAGGGCGAGATCATGGGACTGCGCCACAAGCGCTACCCGATAGAGGGCGTGCAGTTCCATCCCGAGTCGATCATCACCGAGAACGGCCTTTCCATGCTGCGCAGCTTCCTGACCGAGAAGACCCCGGCTTCGAAATGA
- a CDS encoding aminotransferase class IV — protein sequence MKIAYNGAVVSAADARISAFDHGFLYGMGLFETFRTYGGKPYLLERHLRRLADGCRELRIRYVPDAQRLAVLIRRTAEANGLQGDAYVRLTVSAGDGGLGLPAADYEAPQEIVMVKPLPPAAPLLYDQGRELRLLRTPRNTPELAMRLKSLHYMNNIAAKRELADADAAPGAEGLMRTADGWLAEGIVSNLFFAAGGEVRTPSLDTGILAGITRERVIELAQDAGYPVREGRWSWEELLAAEEVWTTNSVQELVPVTTLAGLDGKLASPRAGRAAGPIVRELLERYRADAGSPG from the coding sequence ATGAAGATCGCTTATAACGGAGCCGTGGTAAGCGCCGCAGATGCCCGCATCTCGGCGTTCGACCACGGCTTTTTGTATGGCATGGGCCTGTTCGAGACGTTCCGCACTTACGGCGGCAAGCCCTATCTGCTGGAGCGGCATCTGCGGCGCCTCGCCGACGGCTGCCGCGAGCTGCGCATCCGGTACGTGCCGGACGCGCAGCGGCTGGCGGTGCTGATCCGCCGGACGGCGGAAGCCAACGGGCTGCAGGGCGACGCTTACGTCCGGCTGACCGTCTCCGCCGGAGACGGCGGTCTCGGCTTGCCGGCGGCCGATTACGAGGCGCCGCAGGAGATCGTCATGGTCAAGCCGCTGCCGCCGGCAGCGCCGCTCTTGTACGACCAAGGCCGGGAGCTGCGCCTGCTGCGCACTCCGCGCAACACGCCCGAGCTCGCCATGCGGCTGAAGTCGCTTCATTATATGAACAACATTGCCGCCAAGCGTGAGCTCGCGGATGCGGACGCGGCACCGGGAGCCGAGGGTCTGATGCGGACCGCGGACGGCTGGCTCGCGGAAGGTATCGTCAGCAATCTCTTTTTTGCGGCAGGTGGTGAAGTCCGCACGCCCTCGCTCGATACGGGCATCCTGGCCGGCATCACCCGGGAGCGGGTGATCGAGCTGGCGCAGGACGCCGGCTATCCCGTCCGCGAAGGGCGCTGGAGCTGGGAAGAACTGCTTGCGGCGGAGGAAGTCTGGACGACGAATTCGGTGCAGGAGCTCGTGCCGGTCACGACGCTCGCCGGCCTGGACGGGAAGCTCGCCTCTCCGCGCGCCGGACGCGCTGCCGGTCCGATCGTCCGCGAGCTGCTGGAGCGGTACCGGGCGGATGCCGGATCGCCTGGCTGA
- the folP gene encoding dihydropteroate synthase produces MYKRQLEHDVPERSYEWTDGTRLSVGRRTLVMGILNATPDSFSDGGRHHEGDAALEHARLMREQGADLIDVGGESTRPGFTPVPLEEEIRRVVPLIRRLRTELPELPLSIDTYKPATARAALEAGAHILNDIWGLRQDPEMARVAAAFDCPVILSHNREARDYRDLVPDVIADLQRSVELALAAGVRERNVWLDPGIGFAKTHEDNLELMGRLSELSELGYPVLLGTSRKRFIRDTLGLPVDELAEGTAATVALGIAQGCQIVRVHDVGAIKRTAVMMDAMVYEGMGR; encoded by the coding sequence TTGTACAAAAGACAACTGGAGCATGACGTTCCCGAGCGGAGCTACGAATGGACGGACGGGACGAGGCTTTCCGTCGGGCGGCGTACGCTCGTCATGGGCATCCTCAACGCGACGCCGGATTCGTTCTCGGACGGGGGGCGTCACCACGAGGGCGATGCGGCGCTGGAGCATGCCCGGCTCATGCGGGAGCAGGGCGCCGACCTGATCGACGTCGGCGGCGAGTCGACGCGGCCGGGCTTCACGCCGGTGCCGCTCGAGGAGGAGATCCGCCGCGTCGTGCCGCTGATCCGGCGCCTGCGGACGGAGCTTCCGGAGCTGCCGCTCTCGATCGATACGTACAAGCCTGCGACGGCGCGGGCGGCGCTCGAGGCCGGAGCCCATATCCTCAACGATATCTGGGGGCTGCGCCAAGACCCGGAGATGGCGCGGGTGGCGGCGGCGTTCGACTGCCCGGTCATCCTCAGCCACAACCGCGAGGCTCGCGACTATCGCGATCTGGTGCCGGACGTGATCGCCGATCTGCAGCGGAGCGTCGAGCTCGCGCTGGCCGCCGGCGTGCGGGAGCGGAACGTCTGGCTCGATCCCGGCATCGGCTTCGCCAAGACGCATGAGGACAACCTCGAGCTGATGGGCCGGCTGTCGGAGCTGTCGGAGCTCGGCTATCCGGTGCTGCTCGGCACGTCGCGCAAGCGGTTCATCCGCGATACGCTCGGCCTGCCCGTGGACGAGCTCGCCGAGGGCACGGCGGCGACGGTCGCGCTCGGCATCGCCCAAGGCTGCCAGATCGTGCGCGTGCACGATGTCGGAGCGATCAAGCGGACGGCCGTGATGATGGACGCCATGGTTTACGAAGGGATGGGACGGTAA
- the folB gene encoding dihydroneopterin aldolase, translated as MDTMTLTGMRFFGYHGVFPEENKLGQQFRVDLSLKLDLEQAARTDELEHSINYAELHAATKQIVEGTPFKLIEALAGRIATVLLDTYTGINELTVRVTKPNPPFEIFFDGVVVELVRKRDEHGQIVPA; from the coding sequence ATGGATACAATGACACTTACTGGCATGCGGTTTTTCGGTTATCATGGCGTATTTCCGGAGGAGAACAAGCTCGGCCAGCAGTTCCGTGTCGATCTCAGCCTCAAGCTGGACCTGGAGCAAGCCGCTCGGACCGACGAGCTGGAGCACTCGATCAACTACGCCGAGCTGCACGCGGCGACCAAGCAGATCGTGGAAGGAACGCCGTTCAAGCTGATCGAGGCGCTGGCCGGGCGTATTGCAACGGTGCTGCTGGACACTTATACTGGCATTAACGAATTGACCGTTCGCGTCACCAAGCCCAATCCTCCGTTCGAGATTTTCTTTGACGGAGTCGTCGTCGAACTGGTCCGAAAGCGGGATGAGCATGGACAAATCGTTCCCGCTTAG
- the folK gene encoding 2-amino-4-hydroxy-6-hydroxymethyldihydropteridine diphosphokinase — protein MDKSFPLSGPAAEASLATAHIAYIALGSNLGNRSGMLLRALRLLDASDGIDVADVSDAYETDPVGYADQPAFLNMAARLSTTLDPQALLRRMLELELALGRVREFRNGPRVIDLDLLLYADARIHTAELELPHPRMLERAFVMAPLAEVLERDHPLLERAEAMAEASLREGKEGIARWNTINWRSGSAPSES, from the coding sequence ATGGACAAATCGTTCCCGCTTAGCGGGCCTGCCGCCGAGGCTTCGCTCGCGACGGCTCACATCGCTTATATCGCGCTCGGCTCCAATCTCGGAAACCGGAGCGGGATGCTGTTGCGAGCGCTGCGGCTGCTCGACGCCTCGGACGGAATCGACGTCGCGGACGTTTCGGATGCGTACGAGACCGATCCGGTCGGCTATGCCGACCAGCCGGCGTTTCTCAACATGGCGGCCCGGCTGTCGACGACGCTCGATCCACAGGCGCTGCTGCGGCGGATGCTGGAGCTGGAGCTCGCGCTCGGCCGGGTACGGGAATTCCGCAACGGTCCGCGCGTCATCGACCTCGATCTGCTTTTATACGCCGATGCCCGTATCCATACCGCCGAGCTCGAGCTTCCCCATCCGCGGATGCTGGAGCGGGCGTTCGTGATGGCGCCTCTGGCGGAGGTGCTGGAGCGGGATCACCCCCTTCTGGAACGGGCCGAGGCGATGGCCGAGGCGTCATTACGGGAAGGAAAGGAAGGCATTGCCCGATGGAACACGATCAACTGGCGCAGCGGGTCCGCGCCTTCCGAAAGCTGA
- a CDS encoding helix-turn-helix domain-containing protein, which produces MEHDQLAQRVRAFRKLKGFTQQELADKLDISVAVLGSLERGTRKPEPKLLARIADSLGVDYEELTAAASGGLR; this is translated from the coding sequence ATGGAACACGATCAACTGGCGCAGCGGGTCCGCGCCTTCCGAAAGCTGAAGGGCTTCACGCAGCAAGAGCTCGCCGACAAGCTGGACATCTCGGTCGCCGTGCTCGGCTCGCTCGAGCGCGGCACGCGCAAGCCCGAGCCGAAGCTGCTCGCGCGCATCGCCGACTCGCTCGGCGTCGATTACGAAGAGTTGACGGCCGCGGCCAGCGGCGGTCTGCGATAG
- the dusB gene encoding tRNA dihydrouridine synthase DusB: MLKIGDIQMKNNVVLAPMAGVCNPAFRLIAKEFGTGLVCAEMVSDKAIVHGNKRTREMLFVDEREKPLSLQIFGGDRDSLVQAAKVVDKETNADIIDINMGCPVPKVTKCDAGARWLLDPNKIYDMVSAVVDAVEKPVTVKMRIGWDSEHIFVVDNALAVERAGGKAVSVHGRTREQLYTGHADWSYIRQVKEAVGIPVIGNGDVNTPEDAKRMIAETGCDGVMIGRAALGNPWMLYRTIHYLTHDELLPEPNAEEKMEIAILHMDRLIALKGEAVAVREMRKHLAWYLKGLKGAARIKDHIMEETSRDVMVRILESYIESLRQEEASAAV, translated from the coding sequence ATGCTCAAGATAGGCGATATTCAAATGAAGAACAACGTCGTGCTCGCCCCGATGGCCGGAGTGTGCAATCCGGCGTTCCGCCTGATCGCCAAGGAATTCGGAACCGGACTCGTCTGCGCGGAAATGGTCAGCGACAAGGCGATCGTGCACGGCAACAAGCGCACGCGCGAAATGCTGTTCGTGGATGAGCGCGAAAAGCCGCTCAGCCTGCAGATTTTCGGAGGAGACCGCGATTCCCTCGTGCAAGCGGCGAAGGTCGTCGACAAGGAGACCAACGCGGACATCATCGACATCAACATGGGCTGCCCGGTGCCCAAAGTGACCAAATGCGACGCCGGCGCGCGCTGGCTGCTCGACCCGAACAAAATCTACGACATGGTCAGCGCCGTCGTCGACGCCGTCGAGAAGCCGGTCACGGTCAAGATGCGCATCGGCTGGGACAGCGAGCATATCTTCGTCGTGGACAACGCGCTCGCCGTCGAGCGCGCGGGCGGCAAGGCGGTCAGCGTGCACGGCCGGACGCGCGAGCAGCTCTACACCGGACATGCGGACTGGAGCTATATCCGCCAGGTCAAGGAAGCGGTCGGTATCCCGGTCATCGGCAACGGCGACGTGAACACGCCGGAGGATGCCAAGCGCATGATCGCCGAGACCGGATGCGACGGCGTCATGATCGGACGCGCGGCGCTCGGCAACCCGTGGATGCTGTATCGCACGATTCATTACCTCACCCATGACGAGCTGCTGCCCGAGCCCAATGCCGAGGAGAAGATGGAGATCGCCATCCTTCACATGGACCGGCTCATCGCCCTCAAGGGCGAGGCGGTCGCCGTCCGCGAGATGCGCAAGCATCTGGCCTGGTACCTCAAGGGACTCAAGGGCGCGGCCCGCATCAAGGACCACATCATGGAAGAAACGAGCCGGGACGTTATGGTCCGCATTCTCGAGAGCTACATCGAATCTCTCCGTCAGGAAGAGGCGTCGGCGGCGGTCTGA
- the greA gene encoding transcription elongation factor GreA, translating into MSDKEVILTQDGLKRLEEELENLKSVKRREVAERIKVAIGYGDISENSEYEDAKNEQAFIEGRIITLEKMLRNARIINNEDIGVDTVSVGSIVTVEDLELGDTMEYTIVGTAESDPLQNKISNESPLGRAILGKKKGTTVEVSVPAGAIQYRIVDIKK; encoded by the coding sequence ATGAGCGACAAAGAAGTGATTCTGACTCAGGACGGACTCAAGAGGCTTGAAGAGGAACTGGAGAATCTCAAATCGGTCAAGCGCCGCGAAGTGGCCGAGCGGATCAAAGTCGCGATTGGATACGGCGATATCAGTGAGAACTCCGAGTATGAAGATGCCAAAAATGAGCAAGCTTTCATTGAAGGCCGCATCATTACGCTGGAAAAGATGCTCCGCAACGCGCGCATCATCAACAACGAGGACATCGGCGTCGACACGGTCAGCGTCGGCTCGATCGTGACGGTCGAGGACCTGGAGCTTGGCGACACGATGGAATACACGATCGTCGGGACGGCCGAGTCCGATCCGCTTCAGAACAAGATTTCCAACGAGAGTCCGCTCGGTCGGGCGATTCTCGGCAAGAAGAAGGGGACGACCGTCGAGGTAAGCGTTCCGGCGGGCGCGATTCAGTACCGTATCGTAGACATCAAGAAATAA
- the lysS gene encoding lysine--tRNA ligase, translating into MNQENSTVEIEEQDLSELLRIRRAKLDELRDLGIDPFGAKFERSTTAGAIASAYGELTKDELEEKAVQVSLAGRIMQKRGMGKAAFAHIQDLTGRIQIYVRQDTVEATQYQAFDLLDIGDIVGVSGTVFKTKTGEISVKAAEVTVLSKSLLPLPDKFHGLKDVEQRYRQRYVDLITNPDVQQTFILRSRIIQSMRRYLDSLGYLEVETPTLHAIAGGAAARPFITHHNALDMQLYMRIAIELHLKRLIVGGLEKVYEIGRVYRNEGMSTRHNPEFTMIELYEAYADYKDIMSLTENLIAHIAQEVHGKTVIEYQGQQVDLTVPWRRVSMMELIREATGVDFTEPLSLEDAQRLAKEHKVAIEPHMTYGHIVNAFFEQFVEHTLIQPTFVTGHPVDISPLAKKSDQDPRFTDRFELFIVSREHANAFTELNDPIDQRQRFEAQLVEKEAGNDEAHEMDEDFIRALEYGMPPTGGLGIGIDRLVMLLTDSPSIRDVLLFPHMRNE; encoded by the coding sequence TTGAATCAGGAAAACAGCACGGTGGAAATAGAGGAGCAGGATCTCAGCGAGCTGCTGCGCATTCGGCGGGCGAAGCTCGATGAGCTGCGCGATCTAGGGATCGACCCGTTCGGCGCGAAATTCGAGCGCAGCACGACCGCAGGAGCGATCGCCTCCGCCTATGGTGAATTGACCAAGGATGAGCTGGAGGAAAAGGCCGTTCAAGTCAGCCTGGCCGGCCGCATCATGCAAAAGCGCGGAATGGGCAAGGCCGCGTTCGCCCATATCCAGGACCTGACCGGACGGATCCAAATCTATGTGCGCCAGGATACGGTCGAAGCGACCCAGTACCAGGCGTTCGACCTGCTCGACATCGGCGACATCGTCGGCGTGAGCGGCACCGTGTTCAAGACCAAGACGGGCGAGATTTCGGTCAAAGCCGCGGAAGTCACCGTGCTCAGCAAATCGCTGCTTCCTCTGCCGGACAAGTTCCATGGCCTCAAGGACGTGGAGCAGCGCTACCGCCAGCGGTATGTCGACCTGATTACGAACCCGGACGTCCAGCAGACGTTCATCCTGCGGTCCCGCATCATCCAGTCGATGCGGCGCTATCTCGATTCCCTCGGCTACCTTGAGGTAGAGACGCCGACGCTCCATGCGATCGCAGGCGGCGCGGCGGCTCGTCCGTTCATCACGCATCACAATGCGCTCGACATGCAGCTGTACATGCGGATCGCGATCGAGCTGCATCTCAAGCGGCTGATCGTCGGCGGTCTCGAAAAAGTCTACGAGATCGGCCGCGTCTACCGCAACGAAGGCATGAGCACGCGCCACAACCCGGAGTTCACGATGATCGAGCTGTATGAGGCTTATGCCGACTACAAGGACATCATGTCGCTGACCGAGAACCTGATTGCCCATATCGCGCAAGAGGTGCACGGCAAGACGGTCATCGAGTACCAAGGCCAGCAGGTCGATCTGACCGTTCCATGGCGACGTGTCTCCATGATGGAGCTGATCCGGGAGGCGACAGGCGTCGACTTCACCGAGCCGCTTTCTTTGGAGGATGCCCAGCGTCTGGCCAAGGAGCATAAGGTCGCGATCGAGCCGCATATGACGTACGGTCATATCGTCAACGCCTTCTTCGAGCAGTTCGTCGAGCATACGCTCATCCAGCCTACGTTCGTAACAGGCCATCCGGTCGATATCTCGCCGCTGGCCAAGAAAAGCGACCAGGATCCGCGCTTCACCGACCGGTTCGAGCTGTTCATCGTCTCGCGCGAGCATGCCAACGCGTTCACGGAGCTTAACGACCCGATCGACCAGCGCCAGCGGTTCGAGGCCCAGCTCGTCGAAAAGGAAGCAGGCAACGACGAAGCGCATGAGATGGACGAAGACTTCATCCGCGCGCTGGAGTACGGCATGCCGCCGACCGGCGGCCTGGGCATCGGCATCGACCGGCTTGTCATGCTGCTGACCGATTCTCCTTCCATTCGGGATGTGCTGCTGTTCCCCCATATGAGAAACGAGTAG